In the Muricauda sp. MAR_2010_75 genome, one interval contains:
- a CDS encoding 1-acyl-sn-glycerol-3-phosphate acyltransferase encodes MGLFKTNPFGHILFLKRWLIRIAGMITHQRYKGFNTLEIEGSQIIRDLPETNVLFVSNHQTYFADVVAMFHVFNASLKGRDDNIKNLGYLWKPKLNIYYVAAKETMGKSLLTKILAYAGSISIERTWRADGQEVNRQVKFSDISNIAKALDDGWVITFPQGTTTPWKPLRKGTAHIIKRYKPVVVPVVIDGFRRSFDKKGLRVKKKGILQSMQIKAPLEIDYDNESIDSILEKLEYAIEQHPSFLKVISKEELAAYEEENQKRRYSYKGN; translated from the coding sequence ATGGGCCTATTCAAAACAAATCCTTTCGGTCATATTCTGTTCTTAAAACGTTGGTTGATTCGTATTGCCGGTATGATCACCCACCAACGATATAAGGGATTCAATACCCTTGAAATTGAAGGTTCCCAGATTATACGGGATCTGCCCGAAACCAATGTGCTCTTTGTGAGCAACCATCAAACTTATTTTGCCGATGTAGTGGCCATGTTCCATGTATTTAATGCCAGTCTAAAAGGGAGGGATGACAACATCAAGAACTTGGGGTATTTGTGGAAGCCTAAACTCAATATTTATTATGTGGCCGCTAAGGAAACCATGGGGAAAAGTCTGCTCACCAAGATTCTGGCCTACGCGGGTTCCATAAGTATTGAACGGACGTGGCGTGCCGATGGCCAAGAAGTGAACCGGCAAGTGAAGTTCAGTGACATCAGCAATATTGCCAAAGCTTTGGATGATGGTTGGGTGATTACCTTCCCACAAGGGACCACAACTCCATGGAAACCTTTGCGCAAGGGCACGGCCCATATCATAAAAAGATACAAACCTGTAGTTGTGCCAGTGGTAATCGATGGGTTTCGACGCTCTTTTGACAAAAAGGGACTTCGGGTAAAAAAGAAAGGTATTTTACAGTCCATGCAGATCAAGGCTCCTCTGGAAATTGATTACGATAATGAATCCATTGATTCCATTTTGGAAAAATTGGAATACGCCATTGAGCAACATCCATCTTTCTTAAAAGTAATCTCTAAAGAAGAGTTGGCCGCTTATGAGGAGGAGAACCAAAAAAGAAGATATAGCTACAAAGGGAATTAA
- a CDS encoding peptidylprolyl isomerase — protein MLLRPSALTTSILLIFFVSCGEAPKKKTVTKEETAVKIDSVQQKAPEDTSEEEEEEDTFVLTEENAIDFFFDYAKKLKKNRVKITTTMGSFTLQLYDDVPYHKANFIYLARKKYFDSTQFHRVVKDFIIQGGNSDDRKTARKRGDIGRYLLPPDAKKGYKHHRGTISMPSSERDNPHKLASPYEFFIVVTNPGSYHLDGSYTPFGRVIEGMDVVDAINNVPVGDGDWPLKNVYILTVEVL, from the coding sequence ATGTTGTTAAGACCATCAGCTTTAACTACAAGTATACTACTAATTTTTTTCGTCTCCTGTGGAGAGGCACCAAAAAAGAAAACTGTTACCAAAGAAGAAACAGCTGTTAAAATAGATTCTGTACAACAAAAGGCCCCTGAAGATACATCCGAAGAGGAGGAGGAAGAGGATACATTTGTTTTGACCGAGGAAAATGCCATAGATTTCTTTTTTGATTATGCCAAAAAGCTCAAAAAAAATAGGGTAAAAATCACCACTACCATGGGCAGTTTCACCTTACAGTTATATGACGATGTGCCGTACCACAAAGCCAACTTTATCTATCTGGCACGAAAGAAGTATTTTGACAGCACCCAATTTCACCGTGTGGTGAAGGATTTTATTATCCAAGGTGGTAATTCAGATGACAGAAAAACCGCAAGAAAACGTGGTGATATTGGAAGATACCTGCTACCACCCGATGCCAAAAAGGGCTATAAACATCATAGGGGTACTATATCCATGCCCAGCAGTGAGCGGGACAATCCACACAAATTGGCCTCACCTTATGAGTTCTTTATTGTGGTCACCAATCCTGGTTCCTATCATTTAGATGGTTCCTATACTCCTTTTGGGCGTGTCATTGAAGGGATGGACGTAGTGGATGCCATAAACAATGTTCCCGTTGGAGATGGCGATTGGCCCCTAAAAAATGTTTACATTCTAACAGTTGAAGTGTTGTGA
- a CDS encoding CoA pyrophosphatase has protein sequence MNFDEFCEIALKLKNLPLPGEESHYKMSPAERIQWLKQNNIKKINPKRAGVMALFYPDVYMQTRLLLILRKTYEGVHSNQIGFPGGKVEKQDKDLMHTALRETHEEVGVPPSSVQVIRELSEVYIPPSNFMVQPFMGIYPNPQPFVPQEDEVEQVVEAYVKDFLDDANLIEELLSTSYAKSINVPAYKLNGYTVWGATAMMLSEIRELLRQVL, from the coding sequence ATGAATTTTGATGAATTTTGTGAAATAGCTTTAAAATTAAAAAATCTCCCTCTTCCAGGAGAAGAATCCCACTATAAAATGTCGCCTGCAGAGCGGATACAGTGGTTAAAGCAGAACAATATCAAAAAAATAAACCCTAAAAGAGCAGGGGTAATGGCTCTTTTTTACCCCGATGTATACATGCAGACCCGATTGCTGCTCATTTTACGTAAAACGTATGAGGGAGTGCACTCCAACCAGATTGGTTTTCCCGGAGGGAAGGTTGAAAAACAGGATAAAGATTTAATGCATACGGCGCTTCGTGAGACCCATGAAGAGGTAGGCGTACCGCCCTCATCGGTGCAAGTGATACGGGAATTGAGCGAGGTCTATATACCGCCAAGCAATTTTATGGTTCAACCCTTTATGGGAATTTATCCAAACCCCCAACCTTTTGTACCCCAAGAGGATGAAGTGGAACAGGTAGTGGAGGCCTACGTGAAGGATTTTTTGGACGATGCCAATCTCATTGAAGAATTATTGAGCACATCGTATGCAAAAAGTATAAACGTACCTGCTTATAAATTAAACGGTTATACGGTCTGGGGCGCCACAGCTATGATGTTGAGTGAAATCAGGGAGCTTTTACGGCAAGTGCTTTGA
- a CDS encoding dienelactone hydrolase family protein, protein MIQTTQLTYSDKQQSYEGVIAYDDTIKGKRPVVLIAHTWVGQSDFEEDKAKELAKLGYLAFAIDVFGQGRRAKNADEAEALMNEMLEDRQELLNRLLLAVDTIKENEMADTKKMGAIGFCFGGKCVLDLARSGINMKGAVCFHGIFDPPGIEHEGDIKAKILVLHGWEDPLAFPKDIVSLGYELTERNAVWEMDVFGNTGHAFTNPKANDPDGGMQFNPLANDRSWQRMTHFFEEVFK, encoded by the coding sequence ATGATACAAACAACTCAACTCACTTACTCAGACAAACAACAATCCTACGAAGGCGTAATTGCCTATGACGACACCATTAAAGGCAAACGTCCCGTGGTTTTGATTGCCCACACTTGGGTAGGACAATCCGATTTTGAAGAAGACAAAGCCAAGGAATTGGCCAAATTGGGCTACTTGGCCTTTGCCATTGACGTTTTTGGACAAGGACGGCGGGCAAAAAATGCCGATGAGGCCGAAGCCTTGATGAACGAAATGTTGGAAGACCGACAAGAACTCTTGAACCGCTTACTTCTGGCAGTGGATACCATAAAAGAAAATGAAATGGCCGATACCAAAAAAATGGGGGCCATAGGCTTCTGTTTTGGTGGAAAATGTGTCCTGGATTTGGCACGCTCCGGAATCAACATGAAAGGTGCGGTCTGTTTCCACGGTATTTTTGACCCGCCAGGCATTGAACACGAAGGCGATATTAAGGCCAAAATTCTGGTGCTCCACGGTTGGGAAGACCCACTGGCGTTTCCAAAAGATATTGTTTCATTGGGCTATGAGCTTACCGAACGCAATGCCGTTTGGGAAATGGATGTTTTTGGAAATACAGGCCATGCCTTTACCAACCCAAAAGCCAATGACCCTGATGGAGGAATGCAATTTAACCCATTGGCCAATGATCGCTCGTGGCAACGGATGACCCACTTTTTTGAAGAGGTTTTTAAATAA
- a CDS encoding carboxypeptidase-like regulatory domain-containing protein encodes MKKKRFPHLKVLFLLTILCSFSVFSQTKLTGKVIGATDLQPLIGAQIIIQEEQLGVVTDDFGHFEIIPRSQAGAITIKYLGYEEKTLDFSSSTTNLGTIELVRANTTLDEVIVSASPHNYKTEFKGSNFRINPVTLQNINPLSTEEVLRTIPGVNIVGDMGLSNRPNISIRGSWGRRSKKVLLMEDGTPSAPAPYIAPGAYYNPVSDRITSIEVYKGADLLRFGPNNMYGAVNYITALPPQKPTLRLKLTGGQRNYASGLFSYGGTWNNMGALVEGVYKKFDGFTDNSSVEVLNLNAKVFAQLSENQSLYFKVSGQFEDNQASLSSQTPFTFETDPTQNPLDADQFTMRRYGLDIIHKWLPNEKLSFTSKLYASDFERDWWRQVTAKVRASDVQDYVGDAIYNDRYRYLDGRTFNDEDYVIVGRVMNGLESTTDSRWIYKVSGIKETMRAMWEVFDAPSELEASFNLHRETFKDVFLVADNSRWARSGTTTKDLWYRLWSVNGYIRNEFNFGNLGVTPILRFEHVDMYRQDLMVLAEDPNLGSTSEGREPNVYNQFLPGITINYKKSRGEIFGSVYQGMIAPSKVFGFLVEQDGVVTNPLEGQSINIDPELSWNKELGWRGSLLNNCINGQMTYFHNASRNFYAGGRNEVFQELGKVNVRGVELAFDAELFKNEEHQIHLLGNATYMHSKVIDGRLEDRDLFSQVIHGAATQNEYVAKVNSNRNAYEVYVDDGGGETLLTDETIDAADFPNITRGIITFGDGGIKDAEAPYTPKINMSIGLNYDWKGLSSGFNVHHVGEQFTEFHNFESESADGAIGQLPSFTTVDAFVNYDFKMGKKIDATVFVNGKNITDQVYRASRLNRATSGVFAGGFRQIIFGVNLKM; translated from the coding sequence ATGAAGAAAAAAAGATTTCCCCACCTCAAAGTATTGTTCTTATTAACCATTTTATGCAGTTTTTCGGTTTTCTCCCAAACCAAACTCACAGGTAAGGTAATTGGTGCTACCGATCTTCAACCTTTGATTGGAGCACAGATTATAATTCAAGAGGAACAATTGGGAGTTGTAACCGATGATTTTGGACATTTTGAAATCATCCCACGCTCACAAGCAGGGGCAATCACTATAAAGTATTTGGGTTACGAGGAAAAAACATTGGATTTTTCATCGTCCACTACCAATTTAGGAACAATTGAACTTGTTAGGGCCAACACTACATTGGATGAGGTCATCGTTAGTGCCTCGCCCCATAATTATAAGACCGAGTTTAAGGGAAGTAATTTTAGAATCAATCCAGTTACGCTACAAAATATAAATCCGTTGAGCACGGAGGAGGTATTGCGAACCATTCCGGGGGTGAATATTGTGGGTGATATGGGTTTGTCCAACAGGCCCAATATAAGTATAAGGGGATCTTGGGGCAGACGGTCCAAGAAAGTTCTACTAATGGAAGACGGAACGCCATCGGCACCAGCGCCATACATTGCACCTGGGGCATATTACAACCCCGTCAGTGACCGAATCACCTCAATTGAAGTCTACAAAGGAGCAGATTTATTACGATTTGGTCCCAACAATATGTACGGAGCCGTCAATTATATTACGGCCTTGCCACCCCAAAAACCAACTTTACGGTTGAAATTGACTGGAGGGCAGCGCAATTATGCTTCTGGCCTGTTCTCCTATGGTGGTACTTGGAACAATATGGGAGCCTTGGTGGAAGGGGTTTATAAAAAATTTGATGGGTTTACGGATAATTCCTCAGTGGAAGTCTTGAATCTTAATGCCAAGGTATTTGCCCAATTATCCGAAAATCAATCCCTTTATTTTAAGGTGAGTGGCCAATTTGAGGATAACCAAGCCTCTTTGAGTTCGCAAACGCCTTTTACTTTTGAGACCGACCCTACTCAAAATCCCTTGGATGCTGATCAGTTTACCATGCGGCGATATGGACTGGATATCATCCATAAATGGTTGCCCAATGAAAAACTCAGTTTCACATCAAAACTATATGCTTCGGATTTTGAACGGGACTGGTGGAGGCAAGTTACCGCAAAAGTTAGGGCTTCAGACGTACAGGATTATGTGGGGGATGCCATTTACAATGACCGATATAGGTACTTGGACGGTAGAACTTTTAATGATGAAGATTATGTGATTGTTGGTAGAGTGATGAACGGGCTTGAAAGTACAACGGATAGCCGTTGGATTTACAAAGTATCCGGAATAAAAGAAACCATGAGGGCCATGTGGGAAGTTTTTGATGCGCCCAGCGAACTGGAAGCCAGTTTCAATTTGCACCGGGAGACCTTTAAAGATGTCTTTTTGGTGGCGGATAATTCCCGTTGGGCCCGCAGTGGAACAACCACCAAAGACTTATGGTATCGATTATGGTCCGTTAATGGATATATCCGTAATGAATTCAACTTTGGAAATTTGGGTGTGACCCCCATTTTACGGTTTGAGCATGTAGATATGTACCGACAGGACCTTATGGTCCTAGCAGAAGATCCTAATTTGGGAAGTACTTCAGAAGGAAGGGAGCCCAATGTCTACAATCAGTTTTTACCAGGAATCACCATAAATTACAAAAAGAGTAGAGGAGAAATTTTTGGAAGTGTGTACCAAGGTATGATTGCGCCTTCAAAAGTATTTGGGTTTCTGGTGGAGCAAGATGGTGTTGTGACCAATCCGTTGGAAGGACAGAGCATCAACATTGATCCTGAGCTGAGTTGGAACAAAGAATTGGGATGGCGTGGTAGCCTATTGAACAATTGTATCAATGGACAGATGACCTATTTCCATAATGCGAGCAGAAATTTTTATGCCGGAGGCCGTAACGAGGTGTTCCAAGAATTGGGCAAAGTAAATGTGCGAGGTGTGGAATTGGCGTTTGATGCCGAATTGTTCAAAAATGAGGAGCACCAAATTCATCTCTTGGGAAACGCAACGTATATGCATTCCAAGGTAATAGACGGCAGATTGGAGGACAGAGACCTCTTTTCACAAGTAATTCATGGTGCGGCCACTCAAAATGAGTACGTCGCCAAAGTAAATTCCAATAGAAATGCTTATGAAGTTTATGTGGATGATGGGGGAGGAGAAACCTTACTTACCGATGAGACCATCGATGCTGCAGATTTTCCCAATATCACCCGAGGTATCATCACTTTTGGAGATGGGGGGATCAAGGACGCAGAAGCACCCTATACTCCAAAAATAAACATGAGCATAGGCCTCAATTATGATTGGAAGGGGCTTTCCAGTGGTTTTAACGTGCACCATGTTGGCGAGCAATTCACCGAATTCCATAATTTTGAGTCGGAGTCAGCGGATGGCGCTATTGGTCAACTTCCATCGTTCACCACAGTGGATGCCTTTGTCAATTACGATTTTAAAATGGGTAAAAAGATAGACGCCACGGTCTTTGTGAATGGTAAAAACATAACCGACCAAGTGTACCGGGCCTCTAGATTAAACCGAGCCACGTCCGGAGTTTTTGCAGGCGGTTTTCGACAAATCATTTTTGGGGTCAACCTAAAAATGTAG
- a CDS encoding DoxX family protein, giving the protein MAISIGLVYLWFGMLKFFPDLSPAEGLAKSTIHVLTFGLIPDNVSIILLALWETGIGIFLIFNVARKTVTMFALVHIVFTFTPLMFFPDQVFNEGPLYLTLLGQYIIKNLIIIAALLSLLNVDSRAFSFKTKISFKQQFPLFMRTFKFSPADDGTTQKHPDQG; this is encoded by the coding sequence TTGGCAATTTCCATAGGCTTGGTCTATTTGTGGTTTGGAATGCTAAAGTTTTTTCCAGACCTCAGCCCGGCCGAAGGATTGGCCAAAAGTACCATACATGTCCTTACCTTTGGATTGATTCCTGATAATGTGTCCATTATACTTTTGGCACTCTGGGAAACAGGGATAGGCATCTTTTTGATCTTCAATGTGGCAAGGAAAACAGTCACAATGTTCGCTTTGGTGCATATCGTTTTTACATTTACGCCCCTAATGTTTTTCCCCGATCAAGTATTTAATGAAGGACCGTTGTATTTAACCTTATTGGGGCAGTACATCATAAAGAACCTGATTATTATCGCAGCATTGCTCTCATTGCTTAATGTTGATTCGAGAGCCTTCTCATTCAAAACTAAAATCAGTTTTAAGCAACAATTTCCATTATTTATGCGAACCTTTAAGTTCAGTCCTGCAGATGATGGAACTACTCAAAAACATCCCGATCAAGGATAA
- a CDS encoding RNA polymerase sigma factor — protein MNKELEHRFVTELENNQNIVHKVCSLYTNDKDSHNDLFQEITIQLWKAYPKFRGDSKFSTWMYRVALNTAITLYRKSKRRVQTQDYDSVVHKIKADPYDDTEEKQLKLMYDAVRELGDIDKALVFLYLEDKNYSEIAETLGITEVNARVKMNRVKTKLRTILNP, from the coding sequence TTGAACAAAGAACTGGAACATCGTTTTGTTACCGAGCTTGAGAACAATCAGAATATTGTTCACAAGGTGTGCAGCCTCTATACCAATGATAAGGATTCCCACAATGACCTCTTTCAAGAAATCACAATCCAATTGTGGAAAGCCTATCCAAAATTCAGGGGTGATTCCAAGTTCAGTACCTGGATGTATCGTGTGGCCCTGAATACGGCCATCACCTTGTACAGAAAATCAAAAAGAAGGGTACAGACACAGGATTATGATTCAGTCGTCCATAAAATTAAGGCCGATCCTTATGATGATACCGAAGAAAAGCAATTAAAATTGATGTACGATGCAGTGCGGGAGTTGGGCGATATTGACAAAGCCTTGGTCTTCCTTTATCTGGAAGACAAAAATTATTCTGAAATCGCTGAGACACTCGGTATAACCGAGGTGAATGCCCGAGTGAAAATGAATAGGGTAAAAACTAAATTAAGAACCATATTAAATCCTTAG
- a CDS encoding NAD(P)/FAD-dependent oxidoreductase — protein MNIPQSSYPRVVIIGGGFGGIALAKKLSKKEMQVVLLDKHNYHNFQPLLYQVSTGGLEPDSIAYPIRKVLQGYPNFFFRLAKVKGVNTNTKEVKTNIGEVRYDYLVVAAGSETNFFGNKNIETKGMAMKTIPQSLNLRSLILENFEQALLTDDLHERDALMNFVIVGGGPTGVELAGALAEIKKGILPKDYPDLDTRRAQINLVQAGDRILPAMSEVASAKAERFLEGLGVNVWKNIRVLDYDGMRVTTDTATIFETATFVWAAGVQAVSIKGLDAKEFLCRGNRLRVNRFHQVEGFTEIFAIGDVAQMETEAFPHGHPMMAQPAIQQGRSLGDNLVRLVEGKPMKPFVYKDKGSMATVGRNKAVVDMKRVRFQGVFAWFVWMFVHLYFLIGFRNRVVVFINWVYNYIRFDREARLIIRPYKKQNQELKNQLKKGS, from the coding sequence ATGAATATTCCGCAATCAAGCTACCCACGGGTAGTGATTATTGGAGGTGGTTTTGGAGGAATCGCCCTAGCAAAAAAACTCAGTAAAAAAGAAATGCAGGTAGTGCTGTTGGACAAACACAACTACCACAACTTTCAACCATTGTTGTACCAGGTTTCAACAGGCGGACTGGAACCAGATTCCATAGCTTATCCCATTCGAAAAGTCCTTCAGGGCTATCCCAATTTTTTCTTCAGATTGGCCAAAGTAAAGGGTGTCAACACCAATACCAAGGAAGTAAAGACCAATATCGGCGAGGTCAGATATGATTACTTGGTGGTGGCCGCTGGGTCGGAGACCAATTTCTTCGGAAATAAGAATATTGAGACCAAGGGCATGGCCATGAAGACCATTCCCCAATCCTTGAATTTGCGGAGTCTTATTTTGGAGAATTTTGAGCAGGCATTGCTGACCGATGATCTGCACGAGCGGGATGCTTTAATGAATTTTGTGATTGTGGGCGGTGGACCAACAGGTGTGGAGTTGGCTGGTGCCCTGGCTGAAATCAAAAAAGGCATATTGCCCAAGGATTATCCCGATCTGGATACCCGAAGGGCGCAAATTAATTTGGTGCAAGCAGGAGACCGCATTCTTCCCGCCATGAGTGAAGTGGCTTCGGCCAAGGCCGAACGGTTTTTAGAAGGCTTGGGGGTAAATGTTTGGAAAAACATTAGGGTCTTGGATTATGATGGTATGCGTGTCACCACAGATACCGCTACAATATTTGAGACCGCCACTTTTGTCTGGGCAGCTGGAGTGCAAGCCGTTTCAATTAAGGGGTTGGATGCCAAAGAATTTCTATGCAGGGGCAATCGTTTGCGGGTGAACCGTTTTCATCAAGTGGAAGGGTTTACGGAGATTTTTGCCATTGGCGATGTAGCCCAAATGGAAACTGAAGCTTTTCCCCATGGCCACCCCATGATGGCGCAACCTGCCATTCAACAAGGGAGGAGCCTTGGTGACAATTTGGTTCGTTTAGTGGAAGGAAAACCCATGAAGCCTTTTGTCTACAAAGACAAGGGAAGCATGGCCACCGTTGGCAGGAACAAAGCCGTGGTGGATATGAAAAGGGTTAGATTCCAAGGGGTGTTCGCTTGGTTTGTGTGGATGTTTGTGCACCTGTATTTCTTGATCGGCTTTAGAAATAGGGTAGTGGTCTTCATCAATTGGGTGTACAATTACATTCGTTTTGATCGGGAGGCCCGTTTGATCATTCGACCTTATAAAAAGCAAAATCAAGAGTTGAAAAACCAACTAAAAAAAGGAAGTTGA
- the aroQ gene encoding type II 3-dehydroquinate dehydratase, with amino-acid sequence MKLMIINGPNLNLLGKREPEVYGNITFEDYFKQLQQKFSQVELEYFQSNIEGELIQKIQEVGFDYDGIILNAAAYTHTSVGIGDAIKAVTTPVIEVHISNTHKREEYRHVSYISPVAKGVILGFGLQSYDLAIQSFLG; translated from the coding sequence ATGAAACTAATGATCATCAATGGCCCCAATTTAAATCTGTTGGGCAAACGGGAACCCGAAGTATACGGAAACATCACTTTTGAGGACTATTTTAAACAGTTACAGCAGAAATTTTCCCAAGTGGAACTGGAATACTTTCAATCCAACATAGAGGGAGAACTGATTCAAAAGATTCAGGAAGTTGGTTTTGATTATGACGGCATTATTTTGAATGCTGCTGCCTACACCCATACCTCAGTAGGTATTGGCGATGCCATTAAAGCCGTGACCACACCTGTTATTGAAGTGCATATTTCAAATACTCATAAGCGCGAGGAATACAGGCACGTTTCGTACATATCCCCAGTGGCCAAAGGTGTTATTTTGGGCTTTGGGCTACAGAGCTATGATTTGGCCATCCAAAGCTTTTTAGGCTAG
- the xerD gene encoding site-specific tyrosine recombinase XerD has translation MNWNQALQDYKTYLKIERGLSSNSISNYGLDLQKLINYLGEHNIIESPIQIDQETVQQFIYDVAKTVNPRSQARIISGLKGFFNYLVFEDYRPDNPMDLIETPKIGRKLPDTLSVDEINDLIAAIDLSKPEGERNRAILETLYGCGLRVSELVNLKLSDLYFDEDFIKVTGKGNKQRFVPISTINKKYINIYRNEVRVHLPIQKEHEDFVFLNRRGKQLTRAMIFTIIKRLAEHIGLKKSISPHTFRHSFATHLLENGADLRAIQQMLGHESITTTEVYMHVNRGHLAKVLNEYHPRK, from the coding sequence ATGAACTGGAATCAGGCACTGCAGGATTATAAAACCTATTTGAAAATTGAACGTGGACTCAGTTCAAATTCCATTTCCAATTACGGCTTGGACCTGCAAAAGTTGATAAATTATCTCGGTGAGCACAACATTATTGAATCTCCGATCCAAATTGATCAAGAAACCGTGCAACAGTTCATTTATGATGTGGCCAAAACCGTAAATCCCAGATCGCAGGCCCGCATTATTTCGGGCTTGAAAGGTTTTTTCAATTATCTGGTTTTTGAGGATTACCGACCGGACAACCCCATGGACTTGATAGAGACCCCAAAAATTGGAAGAAAGTTGCCAGACACTTTGTCTGTTGATGAAATAAATGATCTCATTGCAGCCATAGATCTTTCCAAACCCGAAGGGGAGCGCAACCGTGCCATCTTGGAAACCTTATATGGTTGCGGACTTCGCGTATCGGAACTGGTGAACTTAAAGCTTTCCGACCTGTATTTTGACGAGGACTTTATAAAGGTCACTGGCAAAGGGAACAAGCAACGGTTTGTACCCATCAGTACCATCAACAAAAAATACATCAACATTTATCGCAATGAAGTAAGGGTACATTTACCCATTCAAAAGGAGCACGAAGATTTTGTGTTTTTAAACCGAAGGGGGAAACAGCTCACCAGGGCTATGATCTTTACTATCATCAAACGATTGGCAGAGCACATTGGACTGAAAAAGAGCATCAGTCCCCATACGTTTCGGCATTCCTTTGCCACACATCTTTTGGAAAATGGGGCAGATTTACGTGCCATCCAACAAATGCTGGGGCATGAAAGTATTACCACCACCGAAGTTTACATGCATGTAAACCGCGGACATTTAGCAAAAGTCTTAAACGAATATCATCCGAGAAAATGA
- a CDS encoding amidohydrolase, with translation MKKILPISVALMLCATAVFSQKDEEKVLDDLNAKTQKYGDIAHNIWEFAEMGYLEEKSSALLQKTLSDAGFTIEKGIAGIPTAFKAEYGSGSPVIAILGEYDALPGLSQQAVPEKKSADKVAGHACGHHLFGTASTAAAVAVKDWLTSNKIQGTIRFYGCPAEEGGSGKVYMVREGVFNDVDVALHWHPGAENEASAGAALANKSAKFRFHGVSAHAAGAPERGRSALDGVEAMDMMVNMMREHIPQDARIHYVITDGGKAPNVVPDFAEVYYYARHGKRDVVIDIFDRIVKAAEGAALGTGTTMDFEMIGGTHELLPNLTLQKIMYDNLTTVGGVTYTAEEKAFAEKISKTLGAKSLDMETAENIQPYQEEARAYGSTDVGDVSYTVPTAGLGTATWVPGTPAHSWQAVAAGGTSIGTKGMMVAAKTLALTAIDVFKNPETVKKAKTELEERRGADFEYIPLLGNRPPALDYRK, from the coding sequence ATGAAAAAAATTCTCCCGATCAGTGTTGCACTGATGCTGTGTGCAACTGCTGTTTTTTCCCAAAAAGATGAAGAAAAAGTACTAGACGATTTAAATGCCAAAACCCAAAAATATGGCGACATTGCCCATAACATTTGGGAATTTGCCGAGATGGGCTATTTGGAGGAAAAGAGCTCGGCCCTTTTGCAGAAAACCCTTTCTGATGCCGGCTTTACCATTGAAAAAGGCATAGCTGGCATTCCCACAGCATTTAAGGCCGAATATGGTTCTGGCTCTCCCGTTATCGCTATTTTAGGGGAGTATGATGCCCTTCCCGGTTTGTCCCAGCAAGCTGTTCCCGAGAAGAAATCGGCCGATAAGGTTGCCGGACATGCCTGTGGACACCATCTTTTTGGCACTGCTTCAACCGCTGCGGCCGTTGCCGTGAAGGACTGGTTGACTTCAAACAAAATACAAGGAACCATTCGTTTTTACGGTTGCCCAGCAGAAGAAGGTGGTTCTGGAAAAGTATATATGGTTCGTGAAGGCGTTTTTAACGATGTGGATGTAGCGCTACATTGGCATCCCGGAGCAGAAAATGAGGCCAGTGCAGGGGCTGCTTTGGCCAACAAATCAGCAAAATTCCGATTTCACGGGGTTTCGGCACACGCTGCTGGAGCACCGGAAAGAGGTCGTTCTGCCTTGGATGGCGTTGAGGCCATGGATATGATGGTGAACATGATGCGAGAGCACATCCCACAAGATGCCAGAATCCATTATGTAATCACGGATGGAGGAAAAGCGCCCAACGTGGTCCCTGATTTTGCCGAAGTATACTATTATGCCCGACATGGAAAAAGAGATGTGGTCATCGATATTTTTGACCGTATTGTAAAAGCTGCCGAAGGAGCTGCCCTCGGTACAGGAACTACCATGGATTTCGAAATGATTGGGGGGACCCATGAGTTGTTGCCCAACCTGACCCTTCAAAAAATCATGTATGATAACTTGACCACAGTTGGCGGGGTAACCTATACAGCAGAAGAGAAGGCGTTTGCGGAAAAAATATCCAAGACCTTGGGTGCCAAATCCTTGGACATGGAGACCGCAGAAAATATTCAACCCTACCAAGAAGAAGCAAGGGCCTACGGCTCCACCGATGTGGGCGATGTAAGCTACACCGTACCCACGGCTGGTTTGGGCACTGCAACCTGGGTTCCCGGCACTCCCGCCCATAGCTGGCAGGCTGTAGCTGCAGGGGGGACATCCATCGGTACAAAGGGAATGATGGTTGCCGCAAAGACTTTGGCTCTTACTGCAATTGATGTTTTCAAGAATCCGGAAACCGTAAAGAAGGCTAAAACAGAACTGGAAGAACGCAGAGGTGCGGATTTTGAATACATTCCTTTATTGGGCAACAGACCACCAGCCTTGGACTATCGTAAATAG